The Croceibacterium sp. TMG7-5b_MA50 genome segment TTTCGCCAACTGGCCCGAAGGCACCGGCCGCATCGACCTGGGCGACCGGGTAGTGCAGGTCATTCCCACGCCCGGCACGCACCGCGACGGGGTCAGCTTCTACGACCCCTATTGCGATGTGCTGTTCACCGGCGACCTGCTGTTTCCCGGGCGGATCAACATCAGCAACGACCGCGACTACCTCGCCTCGCTCCGGCGGCTGCAATCCTTTTGGGAAGGCAACCCGGTGCATCAGGTCTGGGGCGGGCACGTCGACATGATGTTCGTGCCGGGCAAGTATTACCCGCGCTTCGCCACCTACAAGCCCTATGAACGCGTGCTGGAGATGCAGCCGGCGCTGATCGACGAGGCGGTGACATATGCGGCGGAGGTGCAGGGGCAGCAGATGATGCTGATCCGGCCGGACTTCGTGCTGTTCAACGGCGTCAGCCCCGATGCCCGCACGCGCGTCTGGCCCGACGGCGTGGTCGACATCAACCCGCCCCGCCCCTTCTGACCCGCGAGTTCCGACAGATGACGCTCGATCGCCGCACCTTCCTGCGCCAGAACGCCGCCGCCGCCTCCGCCACGCTGATGCTGACCACCGGGGAGGGCGCCCTGGCGCGGACGCCTGCCGGCCCACCGATCGATTTCAGGAGCAACCTGCCCGCCACCGGCAGCTTCCCCGACCGCTGGATCTGCGGATCGGAATCGCTGATGGACAACACCGACCCGCCGGTACAGGTCCACTGGTACAACGCGCACACCGCCATCCTGCGCCAGAACAAGGCCTACAGCTACGAGGCGCCGTTTGCCCCGCTATACTTCGGCAATGAGCGGGTCCTTCTGCTGGACGAAGGCTTCACCACCTGGCGCAACGACTGGGACCTGCGCGGGGTGGTGGACCAGTGCATCGCCGAATGGTGCGCGCGCCACGGCCGCGATCCTGCGGCGATGGAACTGCTGGTCGCCTTCAGCCACCTGCATGCCGACCATTACGCCGCGGTCAACCAGTTCGCCGACCGGCCGAACACCCGCTACATGGGGCTGACCCATTGGGAGATGCTGGGCTTCTGGGGCATGACCAACTTCCCGGAGGAGGTGGTGACGCTGGACCTCGGCGGGCGTGACATCCTGATCTGGGGATCGCCCGGGCACGTCGTGTCCGAATTCGCCTATTACGACAGCTACACCCAGATCCTCTACACCGGGGACATGTTCTATCGCGGGCGCTGCTACATCAGCTTCTGGGAACCGTGGTTCGACAGCATGACCCGGCTGATCCGGTTCTGCGACACGCACCCCGTCACCCATGTGATGGGTTGCCATGTGGAGATCAGCCGCGACGGGCAGGACTACCCCTACGGCCTGACCTGGCAGCCGGACGAGGCACCGGTGGAGATGAGCGTGCAGCAGCTGCGCGACGCGTACGAGATGGCCAAGACCATCACGGAGCCAGGCATCTACTTCACCGGCACCGTGTTCCTGTGCAACCAGACGCGCGGCACCACCACGATCGACGTGAACCCCTACCGCTACGACTAGCTTGCACCTGCTACCCCGCGACCCCAAGTCGCGGGGCATGAGCGAGAACCGGACCGCGATCGTGTACCGCATGGTGATGGACAAGCATGTCTGTCCATGGGGGCTGAAGACGGTCCACCTGCTGAAGAGCGCCGGCTACAAGGTGGAAGACCACTGGCTGCGCACGCGGGCGGAGACGGACGCCTTCAAGGCGGAGCATGGCGTGAAGACCACGCCGCAGACCTTCATCGGCGGGCGGCGGATCGGCGGGCACGACGATGTGCGACGCCACCTGGGCAGGCCGGTGCGCGATCCCGATGCGGTCAGCTACCGCCCGGTGATCGCGATCTTCGGCATGGCGGCGGCGATGGCGCTGGCGGTCAGCTGGCTGGTGGCGGGCACGATCGCCACCGTGCTGGCGGCGGAGCTGTTCGTCTCGCTCGCCATGTGCCTGCTCGCCGTGCAGAAGCTGCAGGACGTGGACGGCTTTGCCACCATGTTCCTCGGCTATGATCTGCTGGCGCGCCGCTGGGTGCCGTATGCCTCCATCTATCCGTTCGCCGAAGGGCTGGCCGGCGTGCTGATGACCTCCCATGCGCTGGACTGGCTGTCGGTGCCGATCGCGCTCTTCATCGGCGGCATCGGCGCGGTGTCGGTGTTCTACGCGGTCTACATCCAGAAGCGGGAGCTGAAATGCGCCTGTGTCGGCGGCGGCTCCAACGTGCCGCTCGGCTTCGTGTCGCTGACAGAGAACCTGATGATGGTGGCGATGGGCGTGTGGATGCTGGCGCGGTAGATCAGCCCGCTCGCCCGCGCAGCTCCACCGTAAGATTCCGCAGCCGCGTCAGCGTTTCCTCGCTCACGTGGTGCTCCATCCCCTCCGAATCCTCGTGCGCGGTCGCCTCATCCACGCCCAGGGCGCACAGGAAGTCGAACACCACTTGGTGGCGCGCGCGTGACATGGCGGCCATGGCCTGCCCCGCCTCGCTGAGGAAGATGGAACGGTAGCGGCGGTTCTCCACCAGACCGTCGCGGCGCAGGCGGGCGACCACCTTGCTGGCGGTCGCCTGCGTCACCCCCAAATTATCGGCGATGTCGGTCAACCGCGCCTCGCCATGCTGGCGGATGAGGTCGCCGATCAGCTCGACATAATCCTCCGCCATCTCGGTCTGGTGCGCCTCGCGGACCTTGCGGAAGGCGTCCGCCCGCTCAAAGACCTTCTGGGGATCGCCCTCTGCCATGCGCCGACCTTAACCTTGGGCAAGCCGCATGGCCAGAGGACCTGACCCCCCTCAGCCCAGCCGCTCGGCCACCAGTTGCGCCAAGTCCAGTTCGGTCCGCGCGCCGTAATGGCTGATGATCTCGCCCGCGGCGATCGCCCCCATGCGCAGGCACGTGGCGGCGTCTCGGCCGCGGACATGTCCCCACAGGAAGCCGGCGGCGAACAGGTCGCCCGCCCCTGTCGTGTCGACCACCCGCGCCACCGGCTCGGCCGCGACCTCGGCCCGCTGCCCGCGCACGATCGCCACCGCGCCATTGGCGCCGCGCGTGACCACCAGCACCGGCACTTGCGCGCTCACCTTGGCGAGGCCGGCCTCGAAGTCCTGCTCTCCGGTAAGAGCGGCGAGTTCGCCCTGATTGGCGAACAGGATGTCGATCTGCCCGTCGGCGATCAGCGCGCGGAAATCGTCACCATGGCGCGCGATCACGAACTCTTCGGACGGGGTGAACGCCACCAGCCGACCCGCCGCGCGGGCGGCGGCGATCGCCCGGCGCATCGCGGCGCGTGGCTCCTCCGGATCCCACAGGTAACCTTCCAGGTACAGGACGCTGGCATCCGCGATCGCATCCTCGTCGATCAGCTCCGCCGGCAGGAACTGGCTGGCGCCCAGGAACGTGTTCATGGTCCGCTGGCCATCCGGGCTGACGAAGATCAGGCAGCGCGCAGTGCTAGGCTGACCGGCGCGGGCCGGCGTGTCGAAGGCGATACCGGCGGCGCGGATATCGTGCGCGAACACCTGGCCCAGCTGGTCGTCCGCCACCTGCCCGATGAAGGCGCAGCGCGCACCCAGGGCGGCGAGGCCCGCGAGCGTGTTGGCGGCGGAGCCGCCCGAAATCTCCCGCGCGGGGCCCATGGCGTCGTACAGGGTTGCGGCCCCCGCCTCGTCCACCAGGGTCATGCCGCCGCGGTTGAGGCCGAGCCGCGCGATCAGGTCGTCGGCGGCGGGCGCCATCACGTCGACAATCGCATTGCCGATGGCGATCACATCGTAACGGGGTTCAGGCATGAAGCATCCAGATAGGGGAGGGGTGCAGCGCGGCAGGCCTGCCGCAGCGGGCGTTGACTTGCCCTGCCGCTCGCGCGATCGCAACCCCCGTATGCATCACGTCGCCCGATCCCTGCTGCTGGCATTGCGCCAGCTGGCCGAGCGCCAGGTGCTGGCCATCCTGCTCCGCAGCCTGCTGGTATCGCTGGCGCTCTACGCCGTACTGGCAGGTGCCGGCTGGTGGGGGCTGGACCGGCTGTTCGCCTGGGCCGGGCTGGAAGACGCGCTGTTCGCCGGGGCAGGGCCGCTGCGCGGGCTGCTGTCGGTACTGCTGGTCGTCACCGGCCTGTGGCTCGGCTGGCGGATCGTCGCCATGGCGGTGATCGCCTTCTTCGCCGACGAGGTGGTCGCGGTCGTGGAGCGCCAATACTACCCCGCCGCCGCCGCCCGTGCGCGCGAGCCGTCGCTGCCGGTGCAGGCAAGGGTGGCCCTGGCCGGGGCGGGACGCGCATTGCTGGTGAACCTGCTGGTGCTGCCGCTGGCCATCGCGTTGCTGGTGACGGGCGTGGGGACGCTGGCGTTGTTCCTGCTGGTCAACGCCGTGCTGCTGGGGCGGGAGCTGCAGGACATGGTCTGGCTGCGCCATCGGGTCGGGACCGGCGCGCCTGCGCCGTTCACCCGCGCCGAGCGGTTTCTGCTGGGCGGCGCAATCGCCGTGCTGCTGGCGCTGCCGGGTATTGCGTTCATCGCCCCGCTGCTAGGTGCTGCCGCCGCCACCCATCTGCTGCATCGCAAGCCGGAGCCTTGATGAACACGCGTCTGCTCAAACCCCTGCTGCTCGCCGCGCCCATGCTGCTGGCGGCGGGCTGTTCCACCATCCCGCAGGCGGGCAGCGTGCCGCGGCCGCAGCCGCGCCCGCCGGGGCAGACGCAGGTGCCGCCCCCCGCCCGTCCCACTGCGCCGCCGCAGACCGGCTTCCAGGCGCCGCAGATCCAGCGGATCGCCGGGCTGGACCGCGTCATAGAGCGGCCGGCAGGCCAGTTGCAGCAGCTCTTCGGCCAGCCCCGGCTGGACGTACAGGAAGGCGATATGCGCAAGCTGCAATTCAGCGGCCGTGCCTGCGTGCTGGACGTCTATATGTATCCCCTGCGCGCCGGGGCGGAGCCGGTCGCCACCTGGGTGGAGGCGCGCCGTGCCAGTGACGGTCAGGCGGTCGACCGCGCCGCCTGCGTCGCCGCGCTGGGAAGGCGCTAGGTCACGAACAGCCCGGCACCGGCGCGCCCAAGGGGGCGAGCGGGATGGCCTGGCCCAGCACCGCCTGTCCCGTGGGGGAGGGGTGCAGCCCGTCACCCCGATCGACCGACGGCAGCAGGTAGCCGGGCCGGGCCGGATCGGTCAGCGCCGGATCGAGGTCGATCACCGCATCGAAGTGACCCGGCGCGCGGATCCACGCATTCACGGCCTGCCGGTCCTCCTCCGCCAGAGTGTCGGAGCGATAGGTGCGCGTGTCGCGGAACGGCAGGATCGTAATGCCGACAATGCGCACGCCGCGATCATGCGCGCGCGCGATCATCTGGCGGTACCCCTCGATAATCGCGGCGACCGTGCGCGTGCGGCTTTCGCGCGTCACCGCCTCTTCCCGCGACAGCTTGCCGATGTCGTTCACGCCTTCGAACACGAGCACGGTGGCAAGACCGGGCTGCGACAGCACGTCACGCTCGAACCGCGCGGTCGCGGCCTGGCCGGTGTCATGCTTGGCCACGCGCCCGCCGCTGATGCCGAGGTTCACGATGCTCCAGCCCGCCATGCCCGGCTGCGCCCGCAGGCGCGTCGCCAGCACTTCCGTCCAGCGATCGGTCCCGGTCAGCGTGCCGCCGCCATGCGCGGTTATGGAGTCACCGATCGCGGCGATCGTGCGCGCGCACCGACCGCCTTCCACATGCACGCCGGACAATACGGGCAGGCGGTCGCCCGGCGTGCTGGCGGGCAGGGTGGCGGGATCGCCGGCCACTGTGCCGAAGGTGGTGAAGACCATGTTCTGCGGCACGGAGGAGATCGTCTCCGCCGCCTGCGGCAGATGGTAGGTGATGGCCACCGTGCCCCCGGCACTCACCGGCAGCGGCACGGGGTCGGACAGGTAGTCGGCGCCCGGCGGGATCTGGACAAAGGCGGCACCATTGAAGGTCACCGGCCGTGCGGTGGCCGGGTCGATCAGGTCGCGCCCCGGCTCGGGCGCGATGGCGGCGCGTACCTGGTGCACCAGCAGCGGCCCGGTGCCGAACGCGTTGGAGAAGCGCAGGCGGATCTGCGGACCGCCGGCGGTGACCAGCACCTGCGCGCGCACGGTGGTGTCGGGACCGGGGCCATTCCGCACCTCGCTCGCGGCCATCATCGGGCGGGTCCAGCCGGCGATCCATTGCTGCCCGCCATCCTGTGCCAACGCTGGCACCGTCGCCATCAGCAGCGCGCCCGCGACCATCCCGCCCAACTTCATGCCGATATCCTCCCTACGGTGCGACCGGGCCGTGGAAGTCGATCTCCACGATGCCCAGCCGCCAGCCGGGCTGCACCTCGTCCGCCCCGGTGTCGCCCGCTGCGCGGGGCGTGGCAAGCTCCACGATCTGGCCGAAGGCATCGCGATCGGCCACCGGCGCGGTCTGCACGATCCGCAGCACACGGCCGGCAGCGGGCGGGAAGGCGATGTTGGCATAGCCGAGCGATTGCGGCGTCGCCCCTTCCCACACGGTGCGCCCGTCCAGCTCCAGCCGTAGCGGATAGCCGCGCGTGCGCCAGCCGACCGCCTTCATGTCCACTTCGCTCAGCCGAACGACCTTGCCGAAATCGAAGGTGATCTCCGCCCCCCGCTGCGTACCGTCGCTGACCCAGCGGGTCAGTTCGTTGTCGTCATTCAGCATCGCCAGTTCTCCCGCATTGCCGGGGCTGGTGACGGCGACCGGATGGTGCGTTGTGCGCGTGGGGGTCAGCGTCGGTGCCCCCGGTGTGACCCCGCGTGACAGGCTGGCGACCTGATGCCGTTCGGGAAAGTCGGTGGACAGGCCGCCGCTCGCCGCCGCCGGCTGCGCGGTCGGCAGCTCGATCGTGACCGGCGCCATGCCATCCGCCCGCGCGGTCAGGCGCACCGGGCCGGTGCCGCCCGCATTGGCGCGCACCATCACCCGGTTGATGCCGTTCTCCACCGGCAGATCGAGCGACAGGATGTAATTGTCCTCCTCCCGCGCCGTGCCGGGATATCGTTCGTCATGCCCCGCCACAGGCACCGCTGGGCGAGGGCGGCCGGAGGAATCGCCCTGCGCGATGCCGCCACGCCAGCCGGCCGGCCCATCCACTGTCCAGTGGATCATGTCGTTGGCGACAGGCACGCGTCGGCCCGCGGCGTCGACCACCTCCACATCGACCAGCGCCAGATCGGCCCCGTCCAGCACCAGTCCGCGCGGGGAGGTATGCGGCGTCAGCTTCAGCGCGGCGGGTGCGCCGGTGGTCTCCAGCTTGTGCCGGGTGACGGAACGGTCCGCATGCCGCGCCACCGCCTCCAGCACGCCGCCGTTCCATACCACATCGGGCCAGGTGAACAGGAAGCCGTCACTCCTCGCCCCCGGCCCCAGCGACCGGCCGTTGAGGAACAGTTCCACCTCTTCCCCCGTGGAGACGACCTGCACCGGCTTCACCGTGCCCGGCGCGTAGTTCCAGTGGCCGAGGATGTGCGTGCCGGGCGCCGGATCGACCCAGCCGTTCCACATGACCTGGTGCGCGAAGAAGCTGGCCTTGGGCAGGCGCATCGCATCCACCTCTCCCGATCGGCGGTAATTGTTGTCGCCCCGGTAATGCGTGTTGCTGTCGGACCAGATGATGTTCACCCCGCCCGCGCTGACGCGATCACCGGTGCCCGGCCGCACGCGATAATACTCGTACCAGCGCCGCACGTCCTCCACCGCCTGGCTGTCGCCGTTGCGGTTGTAGTCCGGCGCGTCCTGATGGAACGGCGGGGTCCAGTTGTCCTGGTACAGGCGCGCGCTCTCGTCCCGCGAATATTCCATCGCCCACATCGGGATGTCGCCGCTCTTGTTGATGTACAGCATCTCCCCGCCATATTCGGCGATGGTGCTGTCGAGCATCTCCCGGCTGCCGATCGCCCGGCCGCCATGCGGGTCGTAGCGATCGCGGATCGCCTTCAGCTCGGCCATGTGGCCCTCGCTGATGCTCTCGTTGCCGCCTTCCCAGAACACTACGGAGGGATTGTTGCGGTTGTAGATGATGTTGTCGCGCATCAGCGCCACCCGCATCTCCCACCGGCGGTCGTTCACGTCTCGCTCCGAATCGCCGGCCGGCACCGCCTGCAGCAGGCCCACCCGGTCGGCGGATTCCACGTCCTGCTTCGACGGGGTGATGTGCATCCAGCGCACCAGATTGCCGCCGCTGTCGACCAGCAATTGGTTGGAGAAATCGCTGATCCATGGCGGCAGCGACACGCCCACCGCCGGCCATTCGTTGGACGAACGCTGGGCATAGCCGTGCATCTGGATCGCCCGGCCGTTCAGCTGCACGGTGCCGTTGTCGAAGTCGAGTTTGCGGAAGCCGGTGACGACATCCACGCTGTCGATCGGTCGCCCGCCCTCCAGCAGCGTCGTTGTGACGGTGTAGAGGTAGCCATGCCCCCAGCTCCACCACTGGAGGTCGGCCACCACCTGTTCGGCCGAGAGGGAGCGGCTTTCCCCGGCGGCGACCGCTTGCGGCGTGCCATCGAACGTAGCCTTCAGCGTACCGTCGCGGTCGCGCAGCTCCGCCCGCAGGGTCAGCGTGCGCGGCGTCGTCCCATCGTTGCGGACCTGCGTCTCCGCATGTATCGTGGCGCTACGGGCGGCGAGGTCGAAGCCGTCAGCCCAGACATATTGCCCGGTCGTGCCAAGGCCCGCCCACAGGGGCAGGGTCTGGTAGGTATCGCCGGTCAGGTGCAGGCGGACATTCTTGGTGATGCCGCCATAGTTCACGTTGAAGTTGCGGTCGTTCCACTGGAAGCGGCTGCCACTCTCCCGCTCCTTGTAGTCCCATGCATTGTCGACCCGCACCGCCACCACGTTCTCGCCAGGGCGCAGCAGGGGCGTGATATCCGCGCCAAACGCCATGGCCCCGTTTTCCGACAGGACCACCGACGTGCCGTTGACCCAAACCTCCGCCGCCTGGCGCACCCCCTCGAACTCCAGCAGCGCCTTGCCGCCCTGATCAGATACCGGCGCGTCGGACGGCAGCGTGAAGCGCTTGCGGTACCAGGTAATGCCGGTGGAAAGGTCGCGGATGTCGCGGGCGAACGCCTCCGTCTCGTTGAAGGCGTTGGGCAGCACCACCGCCTGCCAACCCGCATCGTCGAAGCGCGGCGTGGCGGCATCGGCCTGCTCGCCATGATGCATCCGCCAACCGGTGTTGAAGTTGAACGTCTGCCGCGGGCTGGCGACATGGACGGACGCATCCTGCGCCAAAACCGGCCACGACGAAGGCGCGGTCAGGCAGGCACCCGCCAGGATAAGGGTTTTCAGACGCATCGTGGCCTCTCCGCCGCCTTTGGTTGACCGCGATGCTAAATTGCCCTGACCAATAGTTCAACATTCGAATTGGCGGTCTACGATGTGGGATCAGTACCCGACCGCGTAACCCATCCGTCGCGGATCGGCGCCTGCCACCCGGCTGCCGGACGGGTCGACCAGAATACCCTGGATGCTGCCGATGGCGTACGGGCCGACCGGCTCGATCCGGTGGCCCATCGCGGAAAGCTGCTGCAGCACTTCGGCCGGGATACGATCCTCCGCCTGAACGGTAATCGCGGCGCCGGGCCGGTAGAAGCTGGGATCGGCGTTGAGGGCGAAGCGCGGCGCCTCGATCGCCTCCTGGATCGGCATGGCGCGATCCACCAGATTGACCAGCGTCTGGAACTGCGTCTGGCCGATCGTCTCCCCGCCGGGGCTGCCGAACACCGCTTTCAGCCGGCCCTGGTCCAGCACGATGGTGGGCCCATTGCCCAGCAGGGGCACCTTGCCCGGCGCCACATGGTTGGGATGTGCCGGGTCGGGCGCCGTGGAGCCGAGCCGAAGGCCGTTGTTGAACAGCACGCCCGTGTCGCCCATCACCAGGAACGTGCCGAAGCCGCCGCCGATCGTGGTGGTGACCGCAATCGCGTTCCCGTCCGCATCCACCGCTGACAGGCTGGTCGTGTCCCCGCCGCGCGAACGCTCGTCCGCCAGATGCGCCAGCTGACGCGGGCGGGTCAGTGCGAATTGCGCCGGGTCCGCGCCTTCGGGGTACAGTCCCGCGCGTGCGGGATCGATCAGCCGCCGCCGGCTCTCCGCGAACCGCTTGGACAGCAGCCCGGCGACTGGCGCATCGGCGAACGCAGGATCGGCCGCCCAGCGATAGACATCGGCCTTGGCGACCTTGATCGCCTCGATCAGCAGGTGGAGCAATCGTGGATCGCCGGCGGGCAGGGCGGCGAGGTCGAAGCCTTCGACCAGGTTCAGCTGCGCGCACATCTCCAGCCCCGTGCGACTGGTCAGCGGGCTGCAATATACGTCCAGACCGCGATAGGTGGTGCTGACGGGATCGGCCCAGCGCGGCTGGTAGCGGGCAAGGTCCTCCGCGCGGAGCCAGCCACCCTGCTGGCGGCTGAACCGGTCGAACTCCTGCGCGATCGGCCCGGTATAGAAGTGGTCGTACGCCGCCTGCAGTGCGCGGTCGCGATCCGCCCCGCCGCGCAGCGCCGCACTCTCCGCATCGGCGAGCGACTGGAAGGTGCGGGCAAGGTCCGGATTGCGGAACGGGGAATAGGCTGCGGGCGCCTGTCCGTCCGGCAGGAACAGCCGGGCGGTGGTGGAATAAAGCGTGATGGTTCGCTGCGCACGGTCGATGAAGCGGACGATCGACGGATCGATCGGGTGCCCGTCGCGGGCATAGCCGATCGCCGGCTCCAGCAGCGTCGCCAGCGGCAGTCGTCCGAACCGGCGGGCGAGCGCGATCCAGCCGCCGAACGCGCCGGGCACGGTCAGCGCTTTCGGCCCATGGTCCAGCACCGCGGGATCGGCGGCGGGGTCCAGCGCCAGCGGCGCGGCACCGGAAAAGGCCAGCGAATGGACGCTGCCGGCCTTGCGGTCGAGACAGGTGGCGAAGCCGTTGCCGCCGATGCTGGAGGCCCACGGCTCCACCACATTCATCACCGCCATCGCCGCGACGACCGCATCGGCCGCGGTGCCGCCCGCCAGCAGCATGCGCGTGCCCGCCATCGCCGCCAGCGGATGGCCCGCGGTAACGCCGCCATGCGGCATCGGCACCCCTGGCCGGTGCGAAGCAACGATTGCCTCCCCCGAACGGGGCGCATCGGGCGCCCGCTGTCCTGATTGAGCCCGCCCGATCTCCGGCAGGGCCGCCATCGCCAGCCCGGCGATGGAGGCGGTCAGCAACTGCCGCCGGTGAAGTCCGCCCGTTGCGCCCGCGCCATCGGTCCCGTTCATCGCCCGCCCCTTTTTTGCCCCTGGAGGCGGGCATGCTGCACCACAGCAAAGCCAAGCGCTAGCGGCGTATTTCATATTGTGGCAGGAAGGCTGCGAATATGAGAGGACAATCATGAAGGCCGCTTCCGCCCTCGACTACCGCGACCTCGCCCGCCGTCGTCTGCCCCCGTTCCTGTTCGAATATGTCGATGGCGGATCCTACGCCGAAGTGACGCTGAAGCGGAACGTCGCCGACCTGGAAGCGATCGCGCTGCGCCAGCGCGTGCTGAAGGACGTATCGCAGATCGACCTGTCGACCACGATCTTCGGGCAGGAATTGTCCATGCCGGTCGCGCTGGCGCCGATCGGCCTTGCCGGCATGAACGCCCGCCGGGGGGAGACGCAGGCGGTACGCGCGGCGGACAAGGCCGGTATCCCGTTCTGCCTGTCCACCGTATCGGCCTGCCCGATCCCCGAAGTGGCGGCGGCGGCCAAGCGCCCGTTCTGGTTCCAGCTCTACATGATCCGCGATCGTGCCTTCATGCGCGACCTGCTGGCGCAGGCGGCGGCGGCGGGCTGCACCACGCTGGTGTTCACCGTGGACATGCCGGTGCCGGGCAGCCGCTACCGCGACTACCGTTCCGGCCTGGCGGGTGCGTCCGGCTTCATGGGCGCGGCGCGGCGTGTGGCGCAGGCGATGATGCATCCGCGCTGGGCATGGGACGTGGGCATCCATGGCCGGCCGCACGCGCTCGGCAATGTCGCCCCGGTGCTGGGCGCGAATACCGGGCTGGAGGATTTCTTCGCCTGGATGCGCAATAATTTCGAACCCGCCGTGGGCTGGGACGATATCGCCTGGATCCGCAGCCAGTGGGCAGGGGAGATCGTGATCAAGGGCATCCTGGACCCCGCCGACGCGCAGGAAGCGGCCAATAACGGTGCGGACGGGCTGGTGGTGTCGAACCATGGCGGGCGGCAGCTGGATGGCGCGCTGTCCTCCACCCGCGCACTGCCGCCGATCGCGCAGGCGGTGGGCGACCGGATGGTGGTGATGGCCGATGGCGGCGTCCGCTCCGGCCTCGACGTGGTGCGGCTGCTGGCGCTGGGCGCGCAGTGCGTGCTGCTGGGTCGGGCCTGGGTCTATGCGCTGGCCGGCGGGGGCGAGGAGGGCATCAGCCACATGCTCGATCTGGTCCGGGCGGAGATGCGCGTCGCCATGGCGCTGACCGGCACGACCCGCATCGCCGATATCGATGCCACCATGCTGCACCTGCCGGGGGACCACGGGTGAAGCGGGCGCTGGTCGCCTTCGCCCTGCTGATGGCAGGCACCCCGGCACTGGCGCAACAGGCATACGATCTGACCGCCGCCACCCCGTACTCCGACACGGCAGGTGCCGGTTGGGAGGATGCGCAGCGCTGGTCCGTGAAGCAGGCGCCCGGCAATTACCGGGTGACGCTGACCGTGACCGGCCCCGCCCGCATCAGCGTGCTGGCCGAGTCGCGGCGCCTGATGCTGGAGGATGTGACGGTCCCCGCCGGGGAGACCTCGCGGCCCAGCTTCATCGTCAATGTCCGCGACACCGCGCTCGCCCCGCCCGAACGCAACGCGCCCGGCGGGCAGCATGTCCGCATCTCCGCCGGGGAGCAGGCCGGGCTCAACTGGGATGACCGGCTGACGCTGGAATTCCTGAGCGACCGGGCCGCAATTCGCGCCATCAGCGTGGAGCCGGTGACGGTGCCGACCCTCTATCTGATGGGCGACTCCACCGTGACGGACCAATCGTCCGATCCGGCCGCCAGCTGGGGGCAGATGCTGCCCCGCTTCATGACCGGCGACATCGCGGTCGCCAATCATGCCTGGTCGGGCGAGACGCTGAAGAGCTCCGTCACCAATTACCGGCTGGCGAAGGTGCTGGCGCTGCTGCGGCCGGGCGACTTCGTGGCGA includes the following:
- a CDS encoding MBL fold metallo-hydrolase, with product MTLDRRTFLRQNAAAASATLMLTTGEGALARTPAGPPIDFRSNLPATGSFPDRWICGSESLMDNTDPPVQVHWYNAHTAILRQNKAYSYEAPFAPLYFGNERVLLLDEGFTTWRNDWDLRGVVDQCIAEWCARHGRDPAAMELLVAFSHLHADHYAAVNQFADRPNTRYMGLTHWEMLGFWGMTNFPEEVVTLDLGGRDILIWGSPGHVVSEFAYYDSYTQILYTGDMFYRGRCYISFWEPWFDSMTRLIRFCDTHPVTHVMGCHVEISRDGQDYPYGLTWQPDEAPVEMSVQQLRDAYEMAKTITEPGIYFTGTVFLCNQTRGTTTIDVNPYRYD
- a CDS encoding glutaredoxin produces the protein MSENRTAIVYRMVMDKHVCPWGLKTVHLLKSAGYKVEDHWLRTRAETDAFKAEHGVKTTPQTFIGGRRIGGHDDVRRHLGRPVRDPDAVSYRPVIAIFGMAAAMALAVSWLVAGTIATVLAAELFVSLAMCLLAVQKLQDVDGFATMFLGYDLLARRWVPYASIYPFAEGLAGVLMTSHALDWLSVPIALFIGGIGAVSVFYAVYIQKRELKCACVGGGSNVPLGFVSLTENLMMVAMGVWMLAR
- the mntR gene encoding manganese-binding transcriptional regulator MntR gives rise to the protein MAEGDPQKVFERADAFRKVREAHQTEMAEDYVELIGDLIRQHGEARLTDIADNLGVTQATASKVVARLRRDGLVENRRYRSIFLSEAGQAMAAMSRARHQVVFDFLCALGVDEATAHEDSEGMEHHVSEETLTRLRNLTVELRGRAG
- a CDS encoding adenosine kinase; amino-acid sequence: MPEPRYDVIAIGNAIVDVMAPAADDLIARLGLNRGGMTLVDEAGAATLYDAMGPAREISGGSAANTLAGLAALGARCAFIGQVADDQLGQVFAHDIRAAGIAFDTPARAGQPSTARCLIFVSPDGQRTMNTFLGASQFLPAELIDEDAIADASVLYLEGYLWDPEEPRAAMRRAIAAARAAGRLVAFTPSEEFVIARHGDDFRALIADGQIDILFANQGELAALTGEQDFEAGLAKVSAQVPVLVVTRGANGAVAIVRGQRAEVAAEPVARVVDTTGAGDLFAAGFLWGHVRGRDAATCLRMGAIAAGEIISHYGARTELDLAQLVAERLG
- a CDS encoding EI24 domain-containing protein, giving the protein MHHVARSLLLALRQLAERQVLAILLRSLLVSLALYAVLAGAGWWGLDRLFAWAGLEDALFAGAGPLRGLLSVLLVVTGLWLGWRIVAMAVIAFFADEVVAVVERQYYPAAAARAREPSLPVQARVALAGAGRALLVNLLVLPLAIALLVTGVGTLALFLLVNAVLLGRELQDMVWLRHRVGTGAPAPFTRAERFLLGGAIAVLLALPGIAFIAPLLGAAAATHLLHRKPEP
- a CDS encoding GDSL-type esterase/lipase family protein; translated protein: MKLGGMVAGALLMATVPALAQDGGQQWIAGWTRPMMAASEVRNGPGPDTTVRAQVLVTAGGPQIRLRFSNAFGTGPLLVHQVRAAIAPEPGRDLIDPATARPVTFNGAAFVQIPPGADYLSDPVPLPVSAGGTVAITYHLPQAAETISSVPQNMVFTTFGTVAGDPATLPASTPGDRLPVLSGVHVEGGRCARTIAAIGDSITAHGGGTLTGTDRWTEVLATRLRAQPGMAGWSIVNLGISGGRVAKHDTGQAATARFERDVLSQPGLATVLVFEGVNDIGKLSREEAVTRESRTRTVAAIIEGYRQMIARAHDRGVRIVGITILPFRDTRTYRSDTLAEEDRQAVNAWIRAPGHFDAVIDLDPALTDPARPGYLLPSVDRGDGLHPSPTGQAVLGQAIPLAPLGAPVPGCS